The following coding sequences are from one Primulina eburnea isolate SZY01 chromosome 15, ASM2296580v1, whole genome shotgun sequence window:
- the LOC140814352 gene encoding LOW QUALITY PROTEIN: basic blue protein-like (The sequence of the model RefSeq protein was modified relative to this genomic sequence to represent the inferred CDS: deleted 1 base in 1 codon), translating into MSGGRGSALIVLTVVMAMAVVFHGQVTEAATYTVGGSGGWTFNVAGWPRGKTFKAGDVLVFNYGPGAHNVVRVNRAGYSGCNAPRGAQSFQSGRDQIKLAKGQNFFICSYAGHCEAGMKIAVTAT; encoded by the exons ATGTCCGGGGGAAGAGGCAGTGCATTGATAGTTCTGACGGTGGTGATGGCAATGGCGGTGGTTTTCCACGGTCAAGTGACAGAAGCTGCCACTTACACGGTGGGCGGCAGCGGCGGCTGGACCTTCAATGTGGCCGGTTGGCCTAGAGGCAAGACCTTCAAGGCC GGCGACGTACTAG TGTTTAATTACGGGCCCGGGGCTCACAATGTGGTGAGGGTGAACAGAGCGGGATACAGCGGATGCAACGCCCCTAGAGGGGCTCAATCGTTTCAGAGTGGGAGAGATCAGATCAAACTCGCAAAGGGACAAAATTTCTTCATTTGCAGTTATGCAGGGCACTGCGAAGCTGGAATGAAGATTGCTGTAACTGCAACTTAA